The following coding sequences are from one Arcobacter nitrofigilis DSM 7299 window:
- a CDS encoding SulP family inorganic anion transporter: MVKKYFKREEWFSNIRGDTLSGLVVALALIPEAIAFSIIAGVDPKIGLYASFCIAVVISFVGGRPGMISAATGAMALVMVSLVKDYGLQYLLAATLLTGIFQIIAGYLKLGRFMSFVPRAVVIGFVNALAILIFMAQLPELTNVTWHVYALTALGLAIIYLFPYVPKIGKIIPSPLVTIITLTLIVLFLGIDVRTVGDMGELPDTLPIFLFPDIPLNLNTLLIILPYSVSLAVVGLLESLMTSTIVDELTDTKSEKNRECTGQGIANIASGLLGGMAGCAMIGQSVINIKSGGRTRLSTFLAGVFLLIMVVFLSDIISVIPMAALVSVMIMVSIGTFDWGSFKNLKTLPLSTNLVMLTTVCVTVYTHNLAHGVFSGVLLASLFFANKISHFMYNETSYNEDNTIKTYKFVGQVFFNSADKFYAAFDFKEVLDKVIIDLTRAHFWDISAVNALDKAVIKLRREGAEVEIIGQNEASKTIIDRFGIHDDPEEIEKVMGGH; encoded by the coding sequence CATTAGCTTTAATTCCTGAAGCAATAGCTTTTTCAATTATTGCAGGAGTTGATCCTAAAATTGGACTTTATGCTTCATTTTGTATAGCTGTTGTAATCTCATTTGTGGGTGGTCGTCCAGGAATGATAAGTGCGGCAACTGGAGCTATGGCACTTGTAATGGTGAGCTTAGTAAAAGATTATGGTTTGCAGTATTTATTGGCAGCTACTCTTTTAACAGGTATATTTCAAATAATAGCTGGATACTTAAAACTTGGAAGATTTATGAGTTTTGTTCCAAGAGCTGTTGTGATTGGTTTTGTAAATGCTTTGGCCATTTTAATTTTTATGGCACAATTACCTGAACTTACAAATGTGACTTGGCATGTTTATGCTCTTACTGCCCTTGGACTTGCAATTATCTATTTATTTCCTTATGTTCCAAAAATCGGGAAAATCATTCCTTCGCCACTTGTTACAATTATTACTTTAACACTTATTGTACTTTTTTTAGGAATTGATGTGAGAACTGTTGGAGATATGGGAGAACTTCCTGATACTTTACCTATATTTTTATTTCCAGATATTCCATTAAATCTTAATACTTTACTTATCATCCTTCCTTATTCTGTTTCACTAGCAGTTGTTGGTCTTTTAGAATCACTTATGACATCAACTATAGTTGATGAATTAACAGATACAAAAAGTGAGAAAAATAGAGAATGTACAGGTCAAGGTATTGCAAATATTGCCTCTGGACTTTTAGGTGGAATGGCTGGATGTGCTATGATTGGACAATCAGTTATCAATATAAAATCAGGTGGACGAACAAGATTATCAACTTTTTTGGCTGGAGTATTTTTACTTATTATGGTTGTATTTTTAAGTGACATAATCTCAGTAATTCCAATGGCTGCTTTAGTTTCTGTGATGATTATGGTTTCAATTGGAACCTTTGATTGGGGTTCATTTAAAAATTTAAAAACTCTACCCTTATCAACAAACTTAGTAATGCTTACCACCGTTTGTGTAACAGTTTATACCCATAACTTAGCCCATGGTGTTTTCTCAGGTGTACTATTAGCTTCACTATTTTTTGCTAATAAAATCTCTCACTTTATGTATAATGAAACTTCATACAATGAAGATAACACTATAAAAACTTACAAATTTGTAGGTCAAGTATTTTTTAATAGTGCTGATAAGTTTTATGCAGCCTTTGATTTTAAAGAGGTTTTGGATAAAGTTATTATTGACCTAACTCGTGCTCATTTTTGGGATATTTCAGCTGTAAATGCACTTGATAAAGCAGTTATAAAATTAAGACGAGAAGGTGCAGAAGTTGAAATAATCGGTCAAAATGAAGCTAGTAAAACTATTATTGATAGATTTGGAATTCACGATGATCCAGAAGAAATTGAAAAAGTAATGGGAGGACACTAA
- a CDS encoding universal stress protein, with protein MSSKKVLVCIDDSSYCKAACEYGVYIAKLHNLPLVLLNVVDHLHVSKKVDLSGNIGFGSKETLLEELSLEEQEESKKLISKGRTLLKTFSDYAKEQGVENLFSLQRHGNFEENLEDLEKESFIAIIGFDKDSKNLEDIIRALTLPILIVNSEFSPINSILMAYDGSDYANKAIYEATKEPIFPNITRHIVNINKDTQSSQKLLSEAKNLFAKADFEVQTSSLEGNNKVEEILNYQKNNNLDIIAMGAYSHNRLKSVLFGSFTSKMLEKSESPLLLFR; from the coding sequence ATGAGTTCAAAAAAAGTTTTAGTATGTATTGATGATTCTTCGTATTGTAAAGCTGCTTGTGAATATGGAGTCTACATCGCTAAGCTTCATAATTTACCACTTGTCTTATTAAATGTAGTAGATCACTTACATGTCTCGAAAAAAGTTGATTTATCAGGAAATATTGGATTTGGTTCAAAGGAGACTTTACTTGAAGAGCTTAGTCTTGAAGAGCAAGAAGAGAGTAAAAAACTTATAAGTAAAGGAAGAACTCTTTTAAAAACTTTTAGTGACTATGCAAAAGAACAAGGAGTTGAAAACCTTTTTTCACTTCAAAGACATGGGAATTTTGAAGAGAATCTTGAAGATTTAGAAAAAGAGTCATTTATTGCCATCATTGGTTTTGATAAAGATAGTAAAAACCTTGAAGACATCATTAGAGCACTTACTCTTCCAATACTAATAGTAAACTCTGAATTTTCTCCTATTAATTCAATTTTAATGGCATATGATGGTTCTGATTATGCAAATAAAGCTATCTATGAGGCTACAAAAGAGCCAATATTTCCAAATATCACAAGACATATAGTAAATATAAACAAAGATACACAAAGTTCACAAAAGCTATTAAGTGAAGCTAAAAATCTTTTTGCTAAAGCAGATTTTGAAGTACAAACTTCTTCATTAGAAGGGAATAATAAGGTTGAAGAGATATTAAATTATCAAAAAAACAATAACTTAGATATTATAGCTATGGGTGCCTATAGTCACAATAGATTAAAAAGTGTTTTATTTGGTAGCTTCACTTCAAAAATGTTAGAAAAATCAGAAAGCCCCCTACTTCTTTTTAGATAA
- a CDS encoding phosphoethanolamine transferase, which yields MKNITQYKLILFVAIFLTTFCNLSFFKSILTIYPFAGTDIIYIISITFVLISLIVFLFSLVATKYTTKPILIIVLIVSSFTAYFMDTYHVVIDTEMIRNTLQTNLSESSDLFSMQLVFYVLLLGLIPSFIIYKLKINYRPLKSEIFAKLKTLIISLLVIVIIILSLSKFYTSFFREHKPLRYNANPVFWVYSIGNYIHKTLTSGPLVLEVIGKDAKFSPEEYRSPKKELLIMVVGEAARANRFSLNGYKRETNPLLKKEDIINFPNMYSCGTSTAVSVPCMFSVYPRSDYTYKKGISTENVIDILNNTKKVNILWRDNNSDSKGVALRVDYQDYRTPKNNTMCQNGECRDEGMLVGLDKFIEKHKKEDILIVLHQMGNHGPAYYKRYPKEFEKFKPVCKTNQLEQCTKEEVGNAYDNAILYTDYFLSKTINFLKQYSNDYHTGLIYMSDHGESLGENGLYLHGMPYLIAPDEQRHIGALMWFGDDDINTQRVKAYSNKRFSQDNLFHTLLGFFEVETNVYKKNMDILVNARK from the coding sequence TTGAAAAACATTACACAATACAAATTAATACTTTTTGTAGCTATATTTTTAACTACATTTTGTAATCTCTCTTTTTTTAAGAGTATACTAACAATCTATCCCTTTGCGGGAACAGACATCATTTATATAATATCTATTACTTTTGTTTTAATATCTTTAATTGTATTTTTATTTTCCCTTGTGGCAACTAAATATACTACCAAACCTATTTTAATAATTGTACTGATTGTATCATCCTTTACTGCATATTTTATGGATACCTATCATGTTGTAATTGATACAGAGATGATTAGAAATACTTTACAAACTAATTTAAGTGAATCAAGTGATTTATTTAGTATGCAACTCGTATTTTACGTTTTATTATTAGGGCTTATACCTTCATTTATTATTTACAAACTTAAAATTAACTATAGACCACTAAAAAGTGAAATCTTTGCAAAACTTAAAACCCTAATTATTTCATTGTTGGTAATTGTCATAATAATTCTTAGTTTAAGCAAGTTTTACACTTCATTTTTCAGAGAACATAAACCTTTAAGATACAATGCTAACCCTGTATTTTGGGTCTATAGTATTGGGAACTATATTCATAAGACATTAACTAGTGGTCCACTAGTTTTAGAAGTAATTGGTAAAGATGCAAAATTTTCACCAGAAGAGTATAGAAGTCCAAAAAAAGAACTTCTTATTATGGTTGTGGGAGAAGCTGCAAGAGCTAATAGATTCTCTTTAAATGGGTATAAAAGAGAAACAAATCCTTTATTGAAAAAAGAAGACATAATTAATTTCCCTAATATGTATTCATGTGGTACTTCAACAGCAGTTTCTGTTCCATGTATGTTTTCCGTATATCCAAGAAGTGACTACACTTATAAAAAAGGTATCTCAACTGAAAATGTAATTGATATTTTAAATAATACAAAAAAAGTAAATATACTTTGGCGGGATAATAATTCTGATTCAAAAGGTGTTGCCTTAAGAGTTGATTACCAAGATTATAGAACACCTAAAAACAACACAATGTGCCAAAATGGAGAGTGTAGAGATGAAGGTATGCTTGTAGGGCTTGATAAATTTATTGAAAAACATAAAAAGGAAGATATCTTAATTGTTCTTCACCAAATGGGAAATCATGGACCTGCATATTATAAAAGATATCCAAAAGAGTTTGAAAAATTCAAACCAGTTTGTAAAACTAATCAATTAGAACAATGTACAAAAGAAGAAGTTGGAAATGCCTATGATAATGCAATACTTTATACTGATTATTTCTTATCAAAAACAATAAACTTTTTAAAACAGTATTCAAATGATTATCATACAGGTCTAATTTATATGAGTGATCATGGAGAAAGTTTAGGAGAGAATGGATTATATTTACATGGTATGCCATATCTTATTGCACCAGATGAACAAAGACATATAGGTGCTCTCATGTGGTTTGGAGATGATGATATTAATACCCAAAGAGTAAAAGCATACTCTAATAAAAGATTTTCACAAGATAATCTTTTCCACACACTTTTAGGTTTTTTTGAAGTTGAAACTAATGTTTATAAAAAAAATATGGATATATTAGTAAATGCTAGAAAATAA
- a CDS encoding phosphatase PAP2 family protein — MLENNKYLILTAIFLVFTIVLFEYTSLDIYVQNYFFQMNTHTWILNRDEPILKFLLYDGIKKLLIFFALSILLTLILFRKKDLIKRYRNGLLIIVLSSIFVPLVVGSLKAVTNTPCPKNLEYYGGRYPDVKVFGSYPKDFVQKRKIKCWPAGHASGGFALMALFFLFKKRKNKIIALVFGLFVGWSMGLYKMLIGDHFLSHTLITMLLAWLIILIIAKIVQRKELEKPAQI; from the coding sequence ATGCTAGAAAATAATAAATATTTAATACTTACAGCTATTTTTCTAGTATTTACTATTGTTCTTTTTGAATATACCTCTTTGGATATTTATGTACAAAACTATTTTTTCCAAATGAATACCCATACTTGGATATTAAATAGAGATGAACCTATATTAAAGTTCTTATTATATGATGGGATAAAAAAACTACTAATATTTTTTGCCCTTTCTATTCTTTTAACTTTAATTCTTTTTAGAAAAAAAGATCTTATAAAAAGATACAGAAATGGTCTTTTAATTATAGTTTTAAGCTCTATATTTGTGCCCTTAGTTGTTGGTTCTTTAAAGGCTGTTACAAATACTCCATGTCCAAAGAACTTAGAATATTATGGGGGAAGATATCCAGATGTAAAAGTTTTTGGTTCATATCCAAAAGATTTTGTTCAAAAAAGAAAAATAAAATGTTGGCCAGCAGGACATGCAAGTGGTGGTTTTGCCCTTATGGCACTATTTTTTCTTTTTAAGAAAAGAAAAAATAAAATAATCGCCTTAGTCTTTGGTCTTTTTGTTGGTTGGAGTATGGGACTTTATAAAATGCTCATTGGTGATCATTTTTTAAGTCACACCTTAATTACCATGCTTTTAGCTTGGCTTATAATTTTAATAATTGCAAAAATAGTACAAAGGAAAGAACTTGAGAAACCAGCCCAAATATAA
- a CDS encoding diacylglycerol kinase translates to MRNQPKYNFFKNTSYALKGLLDLIKTETSFKVELIITIILLPTLFFIDTTLTNKLLMFITLMGMILAETTNSAIERVVDLVTLDHHKMAGRAKDVGSAIVFISIFIFIVTWSCILLSKL, encoded by the coding sequence TTGAGAAACCAGCCCAAATATAACTTTTTTAAAAATACCTCTTATGCTTTAAAAGGCTTACTTGATTTAATAAAAACAGAAACCTCTTTTAAAGTAGAACTTATTATTACTATTATTTTATTACCAACTCTATTTTTTATAGATACAACACTTACCAATAAACTTTTGATGTTTATTACTTTGATGGGTATGATTTTAGCAGAGACTACAAATAGTGCCATTGAAAGAGTTGTTGATCTTGTAACTTTAGACCATCATAAGATGGCAGGACGAGCAAAAGATGTTGGAAGTGCTATTGTATTTATTAGTATCTTTATTTTTATTGTGACTTGGAGTTGTATATTACTTTCTAAATTGTAA
- a CDS encoding DUF1924 domain-containing protein: MKLLILLGLILNLTYASVVDDYLNNLKIEVQKSNPNFKGFDIKRGEEIFTSKHMGKKGKEISCTSCHGIDLTKSGKNFFTGKVIEPLSPIANPKRFTEVKNIEKWLRRNFNDVYNRVGTAQEKGDVVTYILSKDK; encoded by the coding sequence ATGAAACTACTAATTCTTCTAGGATTAATTCTAAATCTAACTTATGCTTCTGTTGTTGATGATTATTTAAATAATCTAAAAATAGAAGTTCAAAAATCAAATCCAAACTTCAAAGGTTTTGATATAAAAAGAGGTGAAGAGATTTTCACATCAAAACACATGGGAAAAAAAGGTAAAGAGATATCATGTACTTCTTGCCATGGTATTGATTTAACAAAATCAGGTAAAAACTTTTTCACAGGAAAAGTAATAGAACCACTATCTCCAATAGCCAATCCAAAAAGATTTACTGAAGTTAAAAATATAGAAAAATGGCTAAGAAGAAATTTCAATGATGTTTATAATAGAGTTGGCACAGCACAAGAAAAAGGTGATGTTGTAACTTATATATTGTCAAAGGATAAATAA
- a CDS encoding diheme cytochrome c, which yields MKALIILTLLSSLIFAENHYSNGKPGVKPVDNKIYKLECSACHFAYQPGLLPAASWNKMMNNLENHFDTDASLAKDDFKIIKEYLNKNSAEKAMDYRRSNKILKSIRSGDVPESISKVPYIIRKHNELRPAMLSQKEVKGLFNCVACHTTAQRGIYSERDIKIPNYGRWDD from the coding sequence ATGAAAGCTTTAATAATATTGACTTTACTAAGTTCACTAATTTTTGCAGAAAATCATTATTCTAATGGAAAACCTGGAGTAAAACCTGTAGATAATAAAATCTATAAACTAGAGTGTAGTGCTTGTCACTTTGCATATCAACCAGGTCTTTTACCAGCAGCTTCTTGGAATAAGATGATGAATAATTTAGAAAATCACTTTGACACTGATGCCAGCCTTGCAAAAGATGATTTTAAAATCATAAAAGAGTATTTAAATAAAAATAGTGCTGAAAAAGCTATGGATTATAGAAGAAGTAACAAAATTCTAAAAAGTATAAGAAGTGGTGATGTTCCAGAATCTATTTCTAAAGTTCCATATATCATCAGAAAACACAATGAGTTACGACCTGCAATGTTATCTCAAAAAGAAGTAAAAGGATTATTTAACTGTGTAGCTTGTCATACCACAGCCCAAAGAGGAATATACAGTGAAAGAGATATAAAAATTCCAAATTATGGAAGATGGGATGATTAG
- a CDS encoding cytochrome b/b6 domain-containing protein, which produces MQKIYIWSLPTRVFHFLFAFFILLVFISSEEDRWLSYHAIIGYAIFILLIFRLAWGIFGPKHSKFKDFPMGKKNIKEFLNNIFEDKQKYVGHNPIASYVMISMLVVCFFAVITGVLAYGIQEGKGIFAYLNSSFFEDMKLFKHIHEFLSTLFLVLLASHILGVISDRILHKKHETLNSIVTGYKKSENEQGIKLTIFQKFLAFIFLAILVSFFIFNIIKPNNVLIASTFKAVDYKKENPLFVSECASCHTLYPSKFIA; this is translated from the coding sequence ATGCAAAAAATATATATTTGGTCACTACCAACAAGAGTATTTCACTTTTTATTTGCTTTTTTTATTTTATTAGTATTTATTTCAAGTGAAGAAGATAGATGGTTATCATACCATGCAATAATTGGATATGCAATATTTATACTTTTAATATTTAGATTAGCATGGGGAATCTTTGGTCCAAAACACTCAAAGTTCAAAGACTTTCCAATGGGCAAAAAAAACATAAAAGAGTTTTTAAATAATATCTTTGAAGATAAACAAAAATATGTAGGACACAACCCAATAGCTTCTTATGTCATGATAAGTATGCTTGTTGTTTGTTTTTTTGCAGTTATAACTGGAGTTTTAGCATATGGAATACAAGAGGGTAAAGGAATATTTGCATATTTAAATAGCTCTTTTTTTGAAGATATGAAATTATTTAAACATATTCATGAATTTTTATCAACTCTATTTTTGGTACTTTTAGCTTCACATATACTAGGAGTAATAAGTGATAGAATACTTCATAAAAAACATGAAACACTAAACTCTATAGTTACAGGTTATAAAAAAAGTGAAAATGAGCAGGGAATAAAACTAACTATTTTTCAAAAATTTTTAGCTTTTATATTTTTAGCTATTCTTGTTTCTTTTTTCATATTTAATATTATAAAACCAAATAATGTTTTAATAGCTTCAACTTTTAAAGCAGTAGATTACAAAAAAGAAAACCCTCTTTTTGTAAGCGAGTGTGCATCGTGCCATACTCTGTATCCCTCCAAATTTATTGCCTGA
- a CDS encoding cytochrome c, with protein sequence MGDLENHFGDDASLDKKDEKIILDFLVQYSAEKSTKKASFKILKSIGNKDIIAITQTTYWKKKHEDIPKSVFLNKEVKSKANCKACHSDVEKGLIENDKIKNINSFM encoded by the coding sequence ATGGGAGATTTAGAGAATCATTTTGGAGATGATGCAAGTTTAGATAAAAAAGATGAAAAAATTATTTTAGACTTTTTAGTGCAATATAGTGCTGAAAAATCTACAAAAAAAGCTAGTTTCAAAATTCTAAAGTCTATAGGAAATAAAGATATAATAGCCATAACTCAAACAACTTATTGGAAAAAGAAACATGAAGATATTCCAAAAAGTGTATTTTTAAATAAAGAAGTTAAAAGTAAAGCCAACTGTAAAGCTTGTCATAGTGATGTGGAGAAAGGATTAATTGAAAATGATAAAATTAAAAATATTAACTCTTTTATGTAG
- a CDS encoding Spy/CpxP family protein refolding chaperone has product MIKLKILTLLCSIIFTANLFADKYEHHEKNEEYKHHIYKNLDYLNLSETQLSKLKEILKEYKRESKRFYKFERKKEKELTQLIEKKDFDEITYGKILDEINQKSKEIEIKNLKKIHDLLDTTQKEKFSHFLKEWRIE; this is encoded by the coding sequence ATGATAAAATTAAAAATATTAACTCTTTTATGTAGTATTATCTTCACTGCTAATCTTTTTGCAGACAAGTATGAACACCATGAAAAAAACGAAGAATACAAACACCATATTTATAAAAATTTAGATTACCTAAATCTTAGTGAAACTCAATTATCAAAGCTAAAAGAAATATTAAAAGAATATAAAAGAGAATCTAAAAGATTTTACAAATTTGAAAGAAAAAAAGAGAAAGAGTTAACTCAATTAATAGAAAAAAAAGATTTTGATGAAATAACTTATGGAAAAATATTAGATGAGATTAACCAAAAATCAAAAGAAATAGAGATAAAAAATTTAAAAAAGATTCATGACTTATTAGATACTACACAAAAAGAGAAATTTTCTCACTTTTTAAAGGAGTGGAGAATTGAATAG
- a CDS encoding response regulator transcription factor, which produces MNRKVLLIEDDLQMQSLISDYLKDYHFDCTSFANPKDALDEFSKNQDFSIVILDLMLPTMDGFDLFKKLKQIKDIPIIISSARGDIGNKIHGFELGVDDYLAKPYEPRELVLRIEYILKKYSTKKIEVGAFEINKENREVIVDNFPVEFTKIEFEIFIFLIENLNKISSREQILHATSLDPNTKNRTIDMHISNIRYKIGDDSKNPKYIKSVWGVGYKFVS; this is translated from the coding sequence TTGAATAGAAAAGTACTACTTATAGAAGATGATTTGCAAATGCAAAGTTTGATAAGTGATTATCTAAAAGATTATCACTTTGATTGTACATCATTTGCAAACCCAAAAGATGCCCTTGATGAATTTAGCAAAAATCAAGATTTTTCTATCGTAATATTAGATTTAATGTTGCCAACGATGGACGGTTTTGATTTGTTTAAAAAGTTAAAACAGATAAAAGATATACCAATTATCATCTCATCTGCCAGAGGTGATATTGGAAATAAAATACATGGCTTTGAATTAGGGGTTGATGATTATTTAGCAAAACCTTATGAACCAAGGGAATTAGTGCTTAGAATAGAGTATATTTTAAAAAAATACTCAACAAAAAAAATAGAAGTTGGTGCTTTTGAAATAAATAAAGAAAATAGAGAAGTAATAGTTGATAATTTTCCAGTTGAATTTACAAAAATAGAGTTTGAGATTTTTATTTTCTTAATAGAAAACCTAAATAAAATCTCTTCAAGAGAACAAATACTTCATGCCACGTCACTAGATCCAAATACAAAAAATAGAACAATAGATATGCACATTTCAAATATAAGATATAAAATCGGCGATGACTCTAAAAACCCAAAATACATAAAATCTGTTTGGGGTGTTGGTTATAAGTTTGTGAGTTAA
- a CDS encoding ArsS family sensor histidine kinase, whose protein sequence is MSITKKISILFIISLILMSIIGYWIDSINSQRIDSLIKDKYLKIANEIYQNIDNTSLVNQIIKEYKLKPITKNQTKEEKILYSEAHTFGSISIFHKGFDDELILHIKYLEDEYILKTQDEKNLNEKFTLNILVFLDVFVLLLIFLYIIKLLSPLKKITKEIESFSKGDLSARIKIKSNDEIGILANTFNKMANNLEELIKTREALLRDIGHELRTPIAKGKFAIEKIDDFSQKELLKKIFSDLEILTNELIELEKLNSSKLDITRFSAETLILEALDKLYINDEKKINLIIEDDFKIEGDLNYLCITLKNLIDNALKYATSFPIIIKAKNQTILVENKGEKLSKELAYYLKPFTQELAQRNGFGLGLSIVDKILNRHFLKLEYEYKNKSNIFKINFK, encoded by the coding sequence ATGAGTATTACAAAAAAGATTTCTATTTTATTTATCATAAGCCTTATTCTTATGAGTATTATTGGATATTGGATAGATAGTATAAATTCCCAAAGAATAGATAGCCTAATAAAAGATAAATATTTAAAAATAGCAAATGAGATTTATCAAAATATAGATAATACAAGTTTAGTAAATCAAATAATTAAAGAATATAAACTAAAACCCATCACTAAAAATCAGACAAAAGAAGAAAAAATCTTATATAGTGAAGCTCACACTTTTGGCTCTATTTCTATATTTCATAAGGGTTTTGATGATGAACTTATTCTTCATATAAAATACCTTGAAGATGAATATATTCTAAAAACTCAAGATGAAAAAAATCTAAATGAAAAATTTACTCTAAACATCTTGGTTTTTCTTGATGTTTTCGTTTTACTTCTTATATTTTTATATATTATAAAACTACTCTCACCACTTAAAAAAATCACAAAAGAGATAGAGAGTTTTTCAAAGGGTGATTTAAGTGCAAGAATCAAAATCAAATCAAATGATGAAATTGGAATATTAGCAAATACTTTTAACAAAATGGCAAATAATTTAGAAGAGTTAATTAAAACAAGAGAAGCCTTACTTAGAGATATTGGACATGAACTTAGAACTCCAATTGCTAAGGGTAAGTTTGCCATAGAAAAAATTGATGATTTTTCACAAAAAGAGCTTTTAAAAAAGATATTTTCTGACTTGGAAATTTTAACAAATGAGTTAATAGAACTTGAAAAACTAAATTCATCAAAACTTGATATTACAAGATTTAGTGCTGAAACTTTGATTTTAGAGGCATTAGATAAGTTATATATAAATGATGAGAAAAAAATAAATTTAATCATAGAAGATGATTTTAAAATAGAAGGTGATTTAAATTATCTATGTATTACTTTAAAAAATCTAATTGACAATGCTCTTAAATATGCAACTTCATTCCCTATAATTATAAAAGCTAAAAATCAAACTATTTTAGTAGAAAACAAAGGTGAAAAACTATCAAAAGAGTTAGCTTATTACTTAAAACCTTTTACCCAAGAATTAGCTCAAAGAAATGGTTTTGGATTGGGACTTAGCATTGTTGATAAGATTTTAAATAGACACTTCTTAAAACTTGAGTATGAATACAAAAATAAAAGCAATATTTTTAAAATCAACTTCAAATAG
- a CDS encoding trimeric intracellular cation channel family protein — protein sequence MTALQIADIIGIICFTASGFLIAVHYNLDILGIVISSFLTALGGGMIRDTIANKTPYIFTDTLPVTLVIGTVFLSLAFKLHKIADVEGKTAFIISDAIGLVSFAITGSIIAIENEFNFLGILILAFLTAVGGGTIRDILINRVPSILVSEFYGTVAIIVGLGMYILQLFDERNIFNITILFVFGVLIRLIAYYKKWSLPKL from the coding sequence ATGACAGCCTTACAAATTGCAGATATCATCGGAATAATTTGTTTCACAGCAAGTGGATTTTTAATTGCTGTTCATTATAACTTAGATATTTTAGGAATAGTTATTTCTTCTTTTTTAACTGCCCTTGGTGGAGGAATGATTAGAGATACCATTGCAAATAAAACTCCATATATTTTTACAGATACACTTCCTGTAACACTTGTAATTGGGACAGTTTTTTTATCTCTTGCTTTTAAACTTCATAAAATAGCAGATGTTGAAGGAAAAACAGCCTTTATAATATCTGATGCTATTGGTTTAGTCTCTTTTGCAATAACAGGCTCAATTATCGCTATTGAAAATGAGTTTAACTTTTTAGGGATTTTAATTTTAGCTTTTCTTACAGCTGTTGGAGGGGGAACAATCAGAGATATTCTAATAAATAGAGTACCATCAATACTTGTAAGTGAATTTTATGGAACAGTTGCAATAATAGTTGGATTAGGCATGTATATTTTACAGTTATTTGATGAAAGAAATATTTTTAATATTACTATACTTTTTGTTTTTGGTGTTCTTATAAGATTGATAGCTTATTATAAAAAATGGTCTTTGCCAAAGTTATAG